From the genome of Caloenas nicobarica isolate bCalNic1 chromosome 16, bCalNic1.hap1, whole genome shotgun sequence, one region includes:
- the RITA1 gene encoding LOW QUALITY PROTEIN: RBPJ-interacting and tubulin-associated protein 1 (The sequence of the model RefSeq protein was modified relative to this genomic sequence to represent the inferred CDS: deleted 1 base in 1 codon), with translation MAVAAAEARAGGGRGRGGSVPVPPRAAMRAARPAPGGGSAPAPQLPRGGRGRGRAVRRARASFVDESLFGSPGARPAPPGFAPPWAAAAPGGGPRPRSRCRLRSHTPSFCDESLFGAKPEGPAWAAPWMKKEDVAKLHVLLWSPPPAPRHQPSLSPRARETPVRAVHPRTAASPAPAACDAGRKDKSYLWKCPESHLGSENRGAPRRGRSQSLSRLNRPSDGLCPASDNPKAGRCKNQSPLTAPTTPRAPLMRGRSKSVCGPPLARSSTAAGGCKPRPPWK, from the exons ATGGCGGTAGCGGCGGCGGAAGCACGTGCGGGT GGCGGGCGCGGAAGGGGCGGGTCTGTGCCGGTCCCGCCCCGGGCGGCCAtgcgggcggcgcggccggcaCCGGGAGGCGGCTCCGCTCCCGCGCCGCAGCTgccgcgggggggccggggccggggccgggccgtcCGCCGGGCCCGGGCGTCCTTCGTGGACGAGTCGCTGTTCGGCAGCCCGGGggcccgcccggcgccgcccggCTTCGCTCCTCCctgggcggcggcggctcccggggGCGGCCCCCGGCCGAGGAGTAGATGCAG GTTGAGAAGTCACACTCCATCCTTCTGCGATGAGTCCTTGTTTGGTGCCAAGCCCGAGGGTCCGGCCTGGGCAGCTCCGTGGATGAAGAAGGAAGATGTGGCCAAGCTCCACGTGCTGCTCTGgagccccccgcccgccccccgaCACCAGCCCAGCCTTTCCCCCCGCGCCCGGGAGACGCCGGTGAGAGCCGTCCACCCGCGCACCGCGGCGTCCCCGGCACCGGCAGCCTGTGATGCAGGCCGTAAGGACAAGTCCTACCTCTGGAAGTGTCCCGAGAGCCATTTGGGCTCTGAAAACCGCGGTGCTCCCCGCAGAGGACGTTCGCAGTCTCTCAGCCGGCTGAACCGCCCCTCGGACGGGCTCTGCCCGGCTTCAGACAACCCCAAGGCGGGCAGGTGTAAAAACCAGAGCCCGCTGACAGCCCCCACCACCCCCCGAGCCCCTCTGATGAGGGGGCGGTCGAAAAGCGTGTGTGGACCCCCCTTGGCCAGGAGCTCCACGGCAGCGGGTGGCTGCAAACCCAGGCCACCCTGGAAGTGA